The Deltaproteobacteria bacterium genome segment GAGCTCGCGCACGCAGCGCTCGGCCAGGGGCACGAGCGCGTTCGAGCCATTGCCGGTGCAGTCCGGCCCCTGGCAGATGCTGACCACGTACTTCGTCACGCCACCGGCTCCACGGCCTGCGCCGCCTGCTCCTTCTCCAGCATGCGCCGGTCGTAGCGCCGGAGGAAGGGCGCGTAGATGGCGAAGCTCAGCGCCAGGTTGACGAGCGAGAGCACCACCGCTCGCACGTCGCCGCCGGTGGTCAGGTAGGCGCCGATGGGCGCGGGCAGCGTCCAGATCACCTCGACGCGCGGCCGGGCCACCAGGTCGAAGTGCATCGCGCACCAGGTGGTGGTGGCCGTGACCAGCGGCGCGCAGATGAAGGGCACCGCCAGGGCGCCGTTGAGCACCATGGGCAGCCCGAAGAGGATGGGCTCGTTGATGTTGAAGAACGCCGGCACCGCCGCCAGCTTGCCCACGCCGCGCAGGGCCGAGCTCTTCGCGCGCAGGAGCCACAGCGCCACGGCGAGCGTGCCGCCGGAGCCGCCCTGCCACACGAAGAACTGGAAGAGCTCCTGCACGCCCACGTTCGGCAGCGGCAGTCCGGCCGCGGCGGCGTTCATGTTCTCCACCAGCATCTCCAGCCACACCGGTCGGAACGCGGCCAGCACCGCCGACGCGTGCAGCCCCAGCAGCCACATCCCCGAGTCGATGAGCACCACGGCCCAGGCTGCGGGCAGCGCGTTGCCTGCGTGGACCAGGTGCTGCGCGAGCTGCGCGGCGAGCCCCACGATGTCGATGTGCAGCAGGTGCACCACCGTGAAGACGACGACGATGGCCACGAACGTGGGAATCAGCGCGGCGAACGATCGGACGACGACCTCGGGCGCGCCGCCCGGCAACTGAATCGTCCAGCGCCGCTTCTCGAACTGCCGGGTGAGCTCCACGAAGAAGATGGCGAGCGAGATGGCGCCGAACATGCCGCCCGCGCCCAGGCGTTCGAGCGCGATGCCCGAGCCGCTCGCGGCGAGCTTCACCGGTCCCAGCGCGACCAGAAAGGTGGCCGCCGAGCCCAGCGCGTTCGACAGCGGATCCAGCCCGTAGCGCTTGGCCAGCGCGAACGCGCAGCCGAAGCACACGTACAAGCCGAGCACGCCGCCCAGCATCCGGTAGGGGATGAGGAGCGTGTCCTGGTACGGCTTCACCAGCTCCATCAACTTCGCGCTCGGCGGCTGCGCGGCGAGCAGGAACACCGAGCCCACCAGCAGCAGCGGGAGCGCGCCCACCACGCCGTCCCGAACGGAGAGCAGGTGCGGCTGTCTGCCGAGCGCCTCGGCGAAGCCACGCAGCCTGGCGCTGGTGCGTTGGAGTCCCGTGGCCGCTTCAGCCGGCGCGGGTGCAGGCGCAGCGGGCGCGGCTGGGTCGGGCGCGCCCAGGGAGAATCAGTCCTTCTTGTCGAAGCGGGTGATCTCCACGGGCGTGGGCGCGTGCGCGATGCGCATGTGCGCCTCCTTGTGCCCGTGGGCGGGCTGCGCGGAGTCGGGACGCTTGAGCCA includes the following:
- a CDS encoding PTS sugar transporter subunit IIC, producing MGAPDPAAPAAPAPAPAEAATGLQRTSARLRGFAEALGRQPHLLSVRDGVVGALPLLLVGSVFLLAAQPPSAKLMELVKPYQDTLLIPYRMLGGVLGLYVCFGCAFALAKRYGLDPLSNALGSAATFLVALGPVKLAASGSGIALERLGAGGMFGAISLAIFFVELTRQFEKRRWTIQLPGGAPEVVVRSFAALIPTFVAIVVVFTVVHLLHIDIVGLAAQLAQHLVHAGNALPAAWAVVLIDSGMWLLGLHASAVLAAFRPVWLEMLVENMNAAAAGLPLPNVGVQELFQFFVWQGGSGGTLAVALWLLRAKSSALRGVGKLAAVPAFFNINEPILFGLPMVLNGALAVPFICAPLVTATTTWCAMHFDLVARPRVEVIWTLPAPIGAYLTTGGDVRAVVLSLVNLALSFAIYAPFLRRYDRRMLEKEQAAQAVEPVA